Below is a window of Ferrimicrobium sp. DNA.
GCGCTGCTGGCGAAGGCAAGCATGTCGTGGGGGGTGCGATGAGCCGAGAGAACGCGGGCCTCGACGCTTACGCTAAAGGAGTTACAGATCTCAATCGCCTGGGCCATGACTGGGTAGTCCGAGTCTGAGCCCATGACGACCGCTATGTCGACGGGATTAGTCAATGGCGATGATCCTTTCACGAACGCGATGGGCGAGCTGTGAAGCCGTTGCCACATTGGCGGCGGTGGCGGTGACATGGCCGACTTTGCGTCCCTTTCTCCCCGTCTTGCCGTAGAGGTGGAGCCGTGTGTTGGGAGCCACCTGGTAGTCCTCCAGCGGGTTGATGTTCCCAATCAGATTCACCATCGCGGCCGGGGTGATGAAGTTAGTTGGGCCCAGTGGTAGTCCTGCGACGGCACGAAGGTGGTTTTCGAACTGCGAGGTCGAGGCAGCTTCGATCGTGAGGTGTCCACTGTTGTGGACGCGGGGAGCGATCTCGTTGACGTAGAGCTTCCCGCCGACGACGAAGAACTCCACGGCTAAGACACCAATAGCGCCAAGCTCGCGGGCGATCGCAGAGGCCATCGCCTGGGCTCGCTCATCTAAGTCGGCGGTGGTTGTTGGGGGCCACTGCACCTCGACGCAGATGCCATCGCGTTGGATGGTACGAACCGGAGGGTAGGTGGCGACGTTGCCATCGATGGAGGAGACGGTCAAAACGGCTAGTTCGTCCTCGACATCAAGGAGGTCTTCGATGAGCCACTCTACGTTGTCGTTCACGAGCGGTTCAAGATCTTTCGCCTCGTTGATCCAACGGACCCCACGGCCGTCATAGCCGCCGGTGATGGCCTTGGCGATGCAGGGATCAACAAAGGCAGTGTCTCGGTTCAGTTTGGCAAAGTGGGGGATCGGGAGTTTGAGGCGGCCAAAGAGCTCTCGCTGGGCGAGTTTGTTTGCAGCGACCTCCATCGTCTTGACCGATGGCCGTAGGCAGACACCGGCATCTTCGAGTTTGTGCAGTGTCTCGATGGGCGTGAGCTCGTGTTCGAAGGTGAGGACGTCGACGCCGGAGGCGAACCGGGTGATGGTGTCAAAGTCCAAGTCCCCAACGACCACGTTGGCTGCGAGTCCGCGGATGCCCTCGTCGGCCTCGCGCACGAGGAAACTGACCTCGATATCGATATCGACAGCCGCTTGAAATAGCATCCGAGCGAGTTGGCCACCTCCGATGATGCCAAGACGTGGCGTCATCGTAACAGGCTCCCTGGTGTGGTCAAGTCTGGCTCAACGGCGAGCAGTACCTGAGTTGGGGCTGTGCATTTGGCCATAAGGCCCCTTTCGTTTTGCATCGGCAGGTACGAATATAGCGTCACTGAATCTGCTAGCCTACAAGGAAGATGGGTTGAGATCGGGGTTTGGCGTGTATCTGATTGCCATGTCGATGGTTATTGTGAAAGCGGGGTCGTTGCTCGGCTACGTCGTCGACAACTGGCACATCGATTGGTATGCAGTGATTCTGTGTGGGCTTCCAGTGGCGGCCTATTGGCGAGGTCATGTCCGTCGAATGCGCCAGTCGATGGCTCCGGAGATCCGAGCCGGTTATGAGCGCCGTGCACTTGCCATGGTGGTGGCAAACGTGCTCATGGCCGTTGGCTTCTTCTCACCGATTCCTGTGTGGGCGATGGTCTATCAGTGGGTCCACATGATCTGGCACCTTGACCTCATGGTCTTTGCTCCGCCGTTCCTCATCATGGCTGACCCATGGTCGGAGATGGCTGATGGTGTGCCGGCACCGCTCATGCAGTGGATGCGCGAACAGTATCACTCGCTGGCCGCCAGAGAGCGACTGGCCAAGGTTGCACGGGTTGTGAGTTCGCCGTGGGCTGCGGTGGTAGCGTTCGATTCAGCCATGTGGATATGGCACATACCCGCGCCATTCGATTGGGCAATGCAGTCGTCGGGGAGGATGGAGCTCATGATGTTCTCCTTCTTCTTTGCTGGCGTGTTCATGTGGTACGTCGCGATCGATCAGGGTAAACGCCGATATCATGAAAATGGAATCCTTCGATTCGCCCACATCGCATCGGTGTCGATGTCGTGCATGATACTGGCGATCTTGCTGGGACTCTCCTCGGGAGCCTGGTATTCGGCCTTTGACTGGGCGATGGGAACCTATCGCACGATGTCACTCCTGGCTGATCAACAGATCGCGTCAGGGATCCTGTGGGTCTTCGGAGTCATCCCTTGGTTCCTCGCCGGCATCGTTGTTTTGCGAGAC
It encodes the following:
- a CDS encoding cytochrome c oxidase assembly protein, which codes for MVIVKAGSLLGYVVDNWHIDWYAVILCGLPVAAYWRGHVRRMRQSMAPEIRAGYERRALAMVVANVLMAVGFFSPIPVWAMVYQWVHMIWHLDLMVFAPPFLIMADPWSEMADGVPAPLMQWMREQYHSLAARERLAKVARVVSSPWAAVVAFDSAMWIWHIPAPFDWAMQSSGRMELMMFSFFFAGVFMWYVAIDQGKRRYHENGILRFAHIASVSMSCMILAILLGLSSGAWYSAFDWAMGTYRTMSLLADQQIASGILWVFGVIPWFLAGIVVLRDTLNDEEHGVNNFSDTFRSFILRRVRVASAARVPERQNATLDANSADS
- a CDS encoding 5-(carboxyamino)imidazole ribonucleotide synthase, which codes for MTPRLGIIGGGQLARMLFQAAVDIDIEVSFLVREADEGIRGLAANVVVGDLDFDTITRFASGVDVLTFEHELTPIETLHKLEDAGVCLRPSVKTMEVAANKLAQRELFGRLKLPIPHFAKLNRDTAFVDPCIAKAITGGYDGRGVRWINEAKDLEPLVNDNVEWLIEDLLDVEDELAVLTVSSIDGNVATYPPVRTIQRDGICVEVQWPPTTTADLDERAQAMASAIARELGAIGVLAVEFFVVGGKLYVNEIAPRVHNSGHLTIEAASTSQFENHLRAVAGLPLGPTNFITPAAMVNLIGNINPLEDYQVAPNTRLHLYGKTGRKGRKVGHVTATAANVATASQLAHRVRERIIAID